Genomic DNA from Desulfonema ishimotonii:
TTCGTATTGGCGGAGATGAACGACTTTGAGGTCGCTGAAATTCTGGGCTGTGTACGATTATAGAGAGCATGATGACAGATGGACGGATAATGAAATCAGTGTTAGGCGATTTCTGGTAAAAAAAATACCGTTCAGAGGCACAGTGGGCAAAATTCGGGGTACCCTGTAACAGTCATGAAGCGCATCCGCCGGATTTTATTCAATCTGACGTGGGATGTTCATTCCTGGAAATCACCTTACATCCCTGCCTGCGGGACAGTCGCCATATGGCGCGCATCACATGGCCGGGAATGTCTGGGTGTGGGTGGCGGACTGGTATGATGATACTTATTATCAGAATGGCGTGGTGGAAAATCCCCAAGGTCCATTAAATGGTAAATACCGCGTTTTGCGTGGCGGGTCGTGGTATTACGGTTCCAGCAGCATTCGGTCCGCTTACCGGCTCAACTTCACCCCGGGCCTCCCGCTCCTCAACCTCGGGTGTCGTTGCGCCCAGTAAGTAATTCTTTTACCCTTTTATTTCCGCCCGAAGGGCGGTGGAAATATTTTTGAGAAATTATGGCTGAAAGAGAAGATGCCCTGACCAAAACATATGACCTGATGCTGTGGCTGTTTCCGCAGGTGGCAAAATTGTAGGAGCGTAACCCGACAAATAAGCCATCGTTCCGACGCTCTGCGTCGGAATGCCCGACCGGACGCTCCGCGTCCCGTCACACGACGCGGGAGCGTCGTGATCTCCCGTTCCAACGCAGAGCGTTGGAACGATGAAAAAAACATGCTGATGTTAACAGGTTTCAGCCCGGAAATTCATTTCCGGGCGATACGCCGGGCCGCATCCTGTCGCCGGGGAATTCATTCCCCGGCTGAATTATCCGAAACCCGCTGAAGCGGGTTGGGCCTTTTTGACGGATTATTTTTGAAACAGCGTCTTGCAATTTTTAAAATCACAAATCGGAATTAACAAAATCCCCTCTCTGTAATGCCCATAAAGCGTTGCCTGAAAGCACACCTTATCGGGGGCAGTTCCTGCCGCCTGAAAAACTACCCCAGAAGCGTCACCACCGGGTCCCGCAGGATCATCTCCAGGGCCTTTGATGCGGCTTCGGACGCCTTGGGAAACACCTGTCGCAGGGCGACGATATGGCGCAGGTTGTCCGCCGTCCGCAGAACCAGCATGGCCAGATCCCCCTCTGCCAGCTCCGATATTCTCAGCACCTCTTCCCACGGATAGAGTCCGCTGGCCCACAGAAACATGGTCAGGGCCGGTCTGAGATAGAGGGGGCGGATGCCGAATCCCTGCTCAAACATCAGCGTCTGGAACGGGGCCAGCCCCTTGGTGATCTTTTTGAAATGCTTTGTAAGCTGATTCGGCACCACCTCTTTGTCCAGCCGGTCGTTGACCTCCCGCTCGTTGACAAAGGACGTGATGATGGCGGCCAGCATCCGGGGATCCCCCACCGGGAACAGCCGCTTCCTGAACCCCTCGGCGATCAGCAGGGGCTGATCCACCCGGAGCTGGGACGCCCATACGCCGTCCTCGGTCAGCGTGCCGTCTTCAGACACATAGCCGATATCCATCAGAAACTGAAAGTGCCTGCGAAAATCCTCCCGGAGGTTTTCATTCCCACTCGCTAGCGGCGCCCCGTCCTGCTTTTTTCTTTTTTTCTTTCCCATCAGATAGGCGGCAAAGGATCGCCTGAGCATCGCCTCGATCTGCTTTGGGTTATGGGAGAGCAGCAGGTTCAGGGTCATTGAAAAATTGATCCTGATCTGACTCAGCACATCGGCGGCCTGTGCGTTGACCAGCTTGCCCACACACCGGATATCCATGTATTTTCCGGGGATTGCCGCAGCAAATCCGATCTTGTCCATGCCACGCCGTCCGGCCCGGCCCGTCATCTGATGAAATTCGGTGGGGGTCAGGGGCATGAAATCCACGCCGTTGAACCGGTCCGAGTTGAGAAATACGATGGTTCGGGCGGGGAAATTGACCCCGGCGGCCACCGTTGATGTGGCAAAGACCGCGTCCAGCAGGCCATCGGTCATCAGGGATTCGACCAGCATTTTCCAGATGGGCAGCTGGCCGCTGTGATGAGCGCCCACCGCCAGGTTTTCCAGGTGCCAGATCTGGCCCTGACCTGCAATGCGGGGGGCCTGTTCGGCGAATTCCGCAATCCGTGCCTGAATTCTCTCCTGCCTCTCCGGGTCGGTGATCCGGTTCTGCGGACAGAGATCCAGGGCATTGTCGCAGTCGGCCCGTGATTTGAGAAAGAAGATGGCCGGAAGGAGCCGATATTTTCTCAGAACATTCAGTATCTCCCCGAACGGCGGCAGTCGCCCCGGTCGGGCCAGCGCGGGCGGACGTTTGCCGGTGATACAGTCATTCACCTTTTTATAAAGGCGCTTTCCGGTATTGCCGCCGGCCATGAGTGGCATCAGTGTGCCGGACGGGTGAAAGAAGAGCGGGAAGAGCGGCACCGGCCTCCGGGTTTCCGCGACGACAACACATTCGCGCTCGCGGATGGCAGAGAGCCAGGCTGCGATCTGTCCGGCATTCCCCACCGTTGCCGAGAGCATGAGCAGGGGGATGCGCGGCGGGAGATAGATCATAACCTCTTCCCAGACAACGCCCCGGTCCTCATCCCCCAGATAGTGGGCCTCATCCAGAATCACGAAATCGGTACTCAGATCCTCGCCCTCGTGCATGGCGTCGTAAAGCTGGTTTCGCAGAATCTCTGTGGTGCCGACGATGATGGGGGCGTCCGGGTTCTCCTTTCGGTCACCGGTGAGAATTCCCACATTTTCAGGGCCAAAAACCTCGGAAAATTCGATATATTTTGAGTTGGTCAGCGCCTTCAGGGGAGAGGCATACCACGCACTTCCCCCCTGATCTCGGATATGGCGGATCGCCTCGATGGCAATCCAGGTCTTGCCTGCCCCGGTCGGTGCCGTGACCAGACAATCTGACGTTTTGATGGCGGATAAGGCCTCAAGCTGAAAGGGATCCGGTCTGAACGGCATTTTTTCAGGTGTGCCGATGGTTGAAAATACCGTTCTCAGCCGGGGATCGGCACCGGGTCTGATTTTATTGAAGGGGGGGCGTCTTTTGGGTTTGAACGGGCGTTTGGGTTTGCCTGTCGGGTGCGTTTTTTGCATTAAAGTTTCGCTACCATTTCTTTCACTGCCTCGATTGCCGGAGATTTGACATCAAAGGGCGAGATGCCCTCCAAATCCGCCTCAATCAGTGCATTGTCATAGGGTATGAATCCGAGGAATTCGAAATCCCCCAGATGCTTTTTAAGGAACGCCTCATCGTCGGCGCTCCGGACCTTGTTGCCGATGACGGCGATGCTGGTCAGCCCGATCTCGGCGGCCAGATGCCGGATATGGGCGGCGGTGTCAAGGCTTCGCCGGCCGGGTTCCACCACGACCAGCAGCTTGTCAACCGCCCGGGCGGTTCCGCGCCCGAGATGCTCGATGCCTGCCTCCATATCCATCACGACCACCTCGTCTCTGGCCAGCACAACGTGGGTGACAAGGGCTCTCAGCAGGGTGCTTTCGGGGCAGATGCAGCCGCCGCCGCCTTTGGGAACGCCGCCCAGGCGCATGAGTTTTATATTTTCAAGCCGGGCCGACAGTTTTTCCGGCAGATCATCCACCCTGGGGTTGAGTTTGAAAAAGCCGCCGATGGTGCCGGGTTTCGCCTCGGTTCTCTCAAATATCATCTCTTTCATTTCGGCAATGGGGGTGATCTGCTCCGCGCCCTCAATGCCGATTGCCGATGCGAGGTTCGCATCCGGGTCTGCATCAATTGCCAGTACATGTTTGCCCTGAGCGTTCAGCTCCCGAATCAGAAGCGATGAAAATGTCGTTTTTCCCACGCCGCCTTTGCCACTGATTGCCAGTTTCATAGCTTTTTCCTTTCCTGGATGAAGATAACCGCATGTATTTGTCAACGCCGCAAATCGCTTTCGGGTTGAGTGATCATTACTCCACAATATAACGCACAATGTCAATTGAACAAGAAAAATACGGGCGGACGGCGGTTCGGAAACCGGATTTATCCGTTGGAAACGGTGCCGTTGATGTTAAAGATCTGAATGGGGTTCAGCTTTCCTTTCACCCGGATCGGATTGAGTTTGGTGACGCTGAAATGGTCTCTGACGCAGCGGTACGTGCTTTCCGAGATGATAATCTTACCGGCCTGGGCGGCGGAGCAGAGCCTGGAGGCCGTGTTGACGGTGTCCCCGATGACCGAGTAGCTCATGGTCTGGTTGGAGCCGATATAACCGGCAACCAGCCGTCCTGTGTTGATCCCGATGCCGATTCTGAGGGGCTGTTTGCCCTGTGCGTTGCGTTTTTTGTTGAAGTCTGTGAGCGTGGCACGCATGTCAGTGGCCGCCCGGACCGCTCTGTACGGATCATCCGCATGGGTTACCGGTGCGCCCCAGATGACCATGATCGCATCACCGATAAATTTGTCCACCGTGCCCTCGTACCGGAACACGATCTCCACCATTGCTTCAAAGTATTCGTTGAGCATCTGAAGCACTTCGGCAGCCCGGGTGTTTTCGCTCATGCTGGTGAATCCCCGGATATCGGCAAACAGGACGGTGGCTACCCGGTCTTCTCCCCCTTTTTCCACTTTCAGATCACCGGATACGACCATTTCCGCAAGATCGGGGGAGAGCAGCCGTTCAAAGCGCCTCCGGGTTTCGGCGTCTTCCCGGATTTTTATTTCCGCCTTTTTACGTTCGTCAATGTCCTCGAAGGTGCAGTCAAAACAGGCCACCTCCCGGGTTTCTTCGTGATATACAACGCGGGCCGTCGCGGATATCCAGATGGGGGTGCCGTTTTTTCTCCTGAACCGCATCTCGTTTCCGGCCAGACTGCCTCTTTGCAACAGCAGATCCGAAAAGGTGTCGCATTCTTCAGGTTTAATATATATATCACTGAAATTAATGTGATTCAATTCTGTATCTGATCTGAATCCGAACATTTTCAGGAACGCGGGGTTTGACATTAAAAAGCGTCCGTCCGGTCCGGGGGTGATCCGGCAGATGCCGATCGGAATATTTTCCACCAGTGTACGGTAGCGCGCTTCACTTTTTTTCAAGGCATTTTCAGCTTTTTTCCGGTTGTCAATGGTGAACTGGGCGTGGGAACCGAAGATGATAAAAAGACAGAGGACGATAATCCGGGTCCATATTTCATCAATAGTGGTTCCGAGTATTAATTCAAATATATTGATTTTATCCGATAAAAATATGTTAATAAAGGATTCGCATATCCAGTAGAATGTCGCCAGCCCGAATCCGATCAGTACCATGTGGTCGGTTATGTAGCCGGATGGGATATTTTTTTTCTTCATTTTCAAACGCTTTCGTCTGTTACGGTGATCTTCACTGCATAAAACGGAGCTTTGTCTCAGAAGGTATGGGGGCTGTTCTGAACACCGGCGTTATTTGTATGAAAGGATGACGTTTACGGATTTTTTTTAAACCGGGGATTTCAGACGAATCCGGCGTATAGTAACATGTCCGCTATCCGATAAGAAGGAATTTTTTTGTCGGATGATCATAATGACGCCCCTGAAGGCCCGGTATCGGTGTCTTGTGCTGTCGGGTTTCCGTTATTCCTGAGAAAGCGGGCGTCCGGCGAGGGAATGATGATGTTTTTTTCACGGATTCACGCCTTTGCAGAGGGGATGGGAAAGTCAGAGACACGGAGAATTTTACCGGCGCTGACATATGTCTTTTCGGAAACGCCGATGACGTGAAGCTCTTGACGGCGTATACTGTTTGCAGGTAGAGTGATATATGTCGTTCAGATGGGCGGTGCGACTGTTTTTCCGGACCGTTGCAGGTGTGAGCAGGCGCTGGAAAAGCAGTAACCCTGAGGGAATAAATCCGCCCTTCTGAATCATACCGCCGGGGCCGTCTGTTTGCTGTAAAATCGACGGCAGCCGGAACCCGGCAGGAAATAATTTCCCACTTACCCTGTGGCTGACCTTTTACAGGGATAATGTTTTTTTTCTGCATCCCTGATATTATATCGCGGCTACCCTGAAAACCGTGTTTTTCAAAACAGACAAAGTGTATCACGACGACAGCGCCGGTACGGATTCTGATGGGGAAATGCGAAGAAGCAGATCTGATTTATGGAAAGCGGCAGAGACGCAAACCCGACCCGATATCAGATCGGCTTCAGTTCAGGCGGATGGCACAGAGGCTGTCAGGGGATGTGGGGAGAACCTGCAAAAAATGCAACTGAATTTATGTGAAGCCCTTACAGGCGGAGAACAGGTTTGAGCCGATACGATGAAAATTCTTCCATGCAGTGGCTTATTGATAAGATTCGCTCCGGTGGCCACCAGGGCGACAGGCCGTTGCCGGTGGCAACGCCCGGGATGAATTCCGAATCCGATTGCGCCCGGAAAAAGCGCCTGTTTCCTTTCAAAAAAAAGACCACCGTCGGCATAGAACTGCAGCAGGATTGCCTGAAACTTGTCAGGGTTCGTCAGAATTCGGAGCATCACCGTGTGATCACAACGTATCGCACCGCCTCTTTTGATCCGGATATCAGCGAAAGGGAGGATGCGTTTTCCCGCTTTTTAAAGGCGAATATCAAGCCGTTCTGCAACTCGGGGAAAAATATCGAGGTCTGGCTGACCGCCTCTGTCAGGGGGGTGGAAATTCGTTATATGCGGTTTCAGAAGATACCGAAAAGGCGACTGGCGAAAACTGTGCAGATGATGTACCAGAGAAAACACGCCTTTGACGGGAAGTCCTTTATTTTTGATTTCAATGTGCTGGGGGAGGTTGTCGAAGACGGTGTCGCCAAGCTGGAAGTGGTGGCGTATATTGCCCCCAGAGCGTATGTGGAGAGTCTGCAAAAGATTTTTCTCCGGGCCGGTATTGCTTTGACCGGGATATCCGCTTATTCCTTTGCCCTTCAGAATTTATTCAGATCTGACTTTATCGGGACGCACGGTAAAAATATCTGTTGCCTGCATATCGGGACGGATGGCTCCCGCATTGATATTTTTTCTGCCCGGGGCGAGCTCAGACTGTCCCGTAACATCAAGGCCTGCGTCAGTCATATGGTTGAGGCTGTAAGGGATTCCCTCCGTCAGGAGGCGGACGCACAAACGCACCTGGGACTTCGGCCCATGGGGATACGTCAGGCGCGGGAACTTTTTTTCCGCTGGATTTACGGTGAAACCGATTCCGATGGACCGCCCGAAGACCTGCTGAGGATCATTGCCGGGCCTTTGGAGCGGCTGGCCCTGCAGATTGAGCGAACGATTGATTATTATCTCTTTAATATTGAAAAAGAAGCGGTTCAGACGGTATATCTGTCCGGTGAAATCATTGCGAACCGTTCGGTCGTTGAATCTATCGGGGCACATTTAAACTATCCCCTGAAGCTCCTGGAGATCGCCCCGGCTGTGTTTCCCACAGCCTCTTCGGCAGAGGATACGCCGGAGAACCCGGCGCCAGAGAGGAGAACATTTACATCCGCACTGGGAATGGCGCTCTCCGGAATAACGGTCACTCCCAATTTTTTATTTACGTACAGGAAAAAACAGAAGCAGGTCCGTCTGGTTCGCCTGCATTACCTGATTATCCTGTTCTTTTTACTGATGATGGTGATTGCTGCGGGCGGATACTACTGGCAGCGTTACATGATTGCGCAAAAGGATAGGCAGATTGCGGTGCTTGATGCCACAATTGAGCGGCAAAAGAGAAAAAACGGTCTGTATGTCGCCCCGGCTCTGATCAGTCTTCAGTTGGAGAAAATAAAGAAAAAGAGAGAAAATGCAAGGGCGTATATCCGTAAATATCTGGGGTTGTCCGTTATCGGTGATATCGTTGAGGCGACTGCGGATAAGGAGCTCCGGCTGACACAGCTGACGGTCCGGCTCAGAGGGGATAAAAAAAAAGGGATGGCACAGAAGAGCGGTGCGCCGCAGGATGGGGGAAAATCGGTTGTGATCGAGGGGTATATTTCGGGGAACCCGTCTGCATTTGAGGGTAAGCTGACAGGCTACCTTGGCCGGTTGAAGCGGAGAAAGATATTGGGTGCGCCAATGGTCAGAAAGAAAATTGAGAAGCAGTTACAGGGCAGAAAAAGCTTATATTTTGTAATATATATGGATATCCTCTGGGAGGAATAAATGTGGACAGGCGACCATTTCTTTATATATCTTCAAAATATTACGTGTATTATGCCTTAGGCGTTTCCGGGATTATCGCCTTTGTCGCTGCCTTTATCGTGCCGGATTACAGAGATCTGGTTAAAAAAAATAAGCAAATCGAAGCCCTGAATATTAAAATAAAACATCAGGAGTTACTTTTTCCTGTGTATGAAACCCATTTAAAAGAAATTAACATCCTGAAAAAAATTGAAAATCAGTATCTGGGCGGTCATGGGAAAATGTCGCCCGGGCAGGACGATGCAGATAAAATTCCGGAAGATATTACGCGGATTGCCCTGCTTAATAATTTTCAGATCAGGAGCGTGCAGACTGATATCCGGGCTTCTGACAACAGCACCCCTTCTCTGGAGATTAATATCGCTGTCGTCGGCGTATTCCCGGAGTTTCGGAATTTTTTTATCCAGTTAAACGAACTGCCTTATATCGAGTTCACCCAGTACATTCAGATTCGTTCGGCTGAACAGGCGGAAGAATTTCATTTGAAAGTATGGGCGAGTCGGAAATGAGCCGGATCATTTTCTGACGTGAAAGGCTTTTGTCGTGTAACGGACGATGGGGGAAGGCATGGTCAGGCGGGAAAAAATTATTGTAGGGCTGGCGATGTTCGCCGTCCTGGGATATGGGGGGTACTACAGTGTTTCCTCTGTGAAACCCGATACAGAGCGACCGGATGTCAAAAAGGATGATGCTGCGGAATTTATCAATTCGATTGTGAAAGAGCTGATTCGCGGCTCTCTTTCGGCGTCAGACCGCTATATTATCCGGAAATCCGGCCATGTATGGGGGGAAGATCCGTTTGAAAACAAGCCGTCAGCTGCTTTGGCTGCGGCTGCATTATCGGCCCGGGCCCATATCTATTCCGGCTTTCTGTCGATGAACAGCAAGTGTATTGCCGTGATTGACGGGGCAGAATATGAGGCCGGTGAGCAGATCGGAGAGAGCGGGCCGGTTTTAAAACGTATTTTTTCCACCCATGTGATTATCGGTATGCCGGGAGGCAAGGACCATATGATTCCATTAGAAGGCAGTGAGTAGCGGAATTGGAAAATGATCAGATCGCCTCATCCTGAAAAGATACGGATCGGATGTTTTCTGGGGCTATTGTTCATTTTTCTGGTGAATGGCTGTATCCCGAAGCCATCTCCGGATGCGCCCCGGGCGGATGATTCCGCATGGAATGCAAGTGTGGCATCGCCTCCTGCAAAAGAGACCGGGCCTGAACCGGACGGGAGCGTCCGGGATATGATATCGCCGGATCAACCGGAGATTGTCTTGGAACAGGCTGCTCCGACGGCCCGGAGCAGCGGCCTGCCGACGCAGAAAATCTATATGGAAATGAAAGAGGTCGATCTTGCCGTTCTCCTGCGGACCCTGGCCCGGATTGCCGATCAGAATATCATGATCAGCCAGCATGTCCGGGGAAAGGCGACCATTAATATCAGAAACGAGGCGTGGGATAAGGTCTTTCTCAATCTTCTGAGTACCTACGGGCTGACCCATTTCCGGGATGGCCGTATTATCCGGGTAATGACGCTTGAGGACATGAAAAAAGATTTCAGCATATTAGAGATGATTCAGAAGAAAAAGGCCAAAAGGGAAGAAATCGACAGCCTTTTGCCCCGGGTAACGCGGGTGATTAACGTCGAATTTTCAGAGGCTGAGAATCTCAAGAAAATATTTGATGAAATCCTTAAAAATGACCAGGGAGAAAAGCGCGGAGTGGTTATGGTGGACCCCTACACCAATGCGCTCGTTGTTCAGGCCAGCCAGAAAGATATCAACCAGCTGACAGCACTGGCCAGGGAACTGGATCGCCCGACGTATCAGGTCCGCATAGAGGCGCGGGTGGTCGAGGCGAACGGGGATACGGCCCGTGAGCTGGGCGTGGAATGGGGCGGGCTTTACAAGGGGCAGAGCCGTAATTACTGGATCACGCCGGGGGTAAATTCGTCTGATACCGAAGATTCGGGAGATTTGTTTTCCGAGGACGGGGAACTGTCGCCGGACCCCGGATTTTTTCAGGAACTGCCGGCGGTACTGACTGAAGTCGCCAAGGGTAACGGTCTGAGCATCGGGTTCATCGCGGCAAAGGCAGGACAACATGCGCTGTCTGTTCAGCTTTCGGCATATGAGTCTCAGGGAAAGCTGAAAATTCTTTCAAGCCCTTCGATTTCGACGCTGGATAATCAGAAAGCGGTGATTGAGAGTGGGCGGGAGATCCCCTATCAGACGGTGGAGGATGACGACGTCAGCATTGAGTTCAAGAAGGCCGTACTCAAACTGGAGGTTATTCCCCATGTGATAAATGGAAATGTTCTTAAATTAAAGCTTTCCGTATTCAAGGATGAGTTGGATTTCAACGTCAGTGTTGCGAACGGAAACCCTGCGATTCTGACGAAAAACGCTGAGACCAGCGTTCTGTTGTATGACGGACAGACGACGGTTATCGGCGGCCTCCGGAAGGAATCGGTCAGTGATACGAATATCGGAGTACCGCTGCTTAAAGATATTCCCCTGCTGGGCCATCTGTTCAGAAGGGACAGCAAGAGCAGTGAAAGCGAGGAGGTTCTGATCTTTATTACGCCGCATATCCTGAGAGATGGAATACTTCAGCATCCTTAATCTGCACCGGGAACCCTTCTCCAACGCCCCTGACCCGGACTTTTTTTTTCAATCCCGCCAGCA
This window encodes:
- a CDS encoding formylglycine-generating enzyme family protein, with the translated sequence MFIPGNHLTSLPAGQSPYGAHHMAGNVWVWVADWYDDTYYQNGVVENPQGPLNGKYRVLRGGSWYYGSSSIRSAYRLNFTPGLPLLNLGCRCAQ
- a CDS encoding DEAD/DEAH box helicase, encoding MQKTHPTGKPKRPFKPKRRPPFNKIRPGADPRLRTVFSTIGTPEKMPFRPDPFQLEALSAIKTSDCLVTAPTGAGKTWIAIEAIRHIRDQGGSAWYASPLKALTNSKYIEFSEVFGPENVGILTGDRKENPDAPIIVGTTEILRNQLYDAMHEGEDLSTDFVILDEAHYLGDEDRGVVWEEVMIYLPPRIPLLMLSATVGNAGQIAAWLSAIRERECVVVAETRRPVPLFPLFFHPSGTLMPLMAGGNTGKRLYKKVNDCITGKRPPALARPGRLPPFGEILNVLRKYRLLPAIFFLKSRADCDNALDLCPQNRITDPERQERIQARIAEFAEQAPRIAGQGQIWHLENLAVGAHHSGQLPIWKMLVESLMTDGLLDAVFATSTVAAGVNFPARTIVFLNSDRFNGVDFMPLTPTEFHQMTGRAGRRGMDKIGFAAAIPGKYMDIRCVGKLVNAQAADVLSQIRINFSMTLNLLLSHNPKQIEAMLRRSFAAYLMGKKKRKKQDGAPLASGNENLREDFRRHFQFLMDIGYVSEDGTLTEDGVWASQLRVDQPLLIAEGFRKRLFPVGDPRMLAAIITSFVNEREVNDRLDKEVVPNQLTKHFKKITKGLAPFQTLMFEQGFGIRPLYLRPALTMFLWASGLYPWEEVLRISELAEGDLAMLVLRTADNLRHIVALRQVFPKASEAASKALEMILRDPVVTLLG
- a CDS encoding nucleotide-binding protein: MKLAISGKGGVGKTTFSSLLIRELNAQGKHVLAIDADPDANLASAIGIEGAEQITPIAEMKEMIFERTEAKPGTIGGFFKLNPRVDDLPEKLSARLENIKLMRLGGVPKGGGGCICPESTLLRALVTHVVLARDEVVVMDMEAGIEHLGRGTARAVDKLLVVVEPGRRSLDTAAHIRHLAAEIGLTSIAVIGNKVRSADDEAFLKKHLGDFEFLGFIPYDNALIEADLEGISPFDVKSPAIEAVKEMVAKL
- a CDS encoding adenylate/guanylate cyclase domain-containing protein translates to MKKKNIPSGYITDHMVLIGFGLATFYWICESFINIFLSDKINIFELILGTTIDEIWTRIIVLCLFIIFGSHAQFTIDNRKKAENALKKSEARYRTLVENIPIGICRITPGPDGRFLMSNPAFLKMFGFRSDTELNHINFSDIYIKPEECDTFSDLLLQRGSLAGNEMRFRRKNGTPIWISATARVVYHEETREVACFDCTFEDIDERKKAEIKIREDAETRRRFERLLSPDLAEMVVSGDLKVEKGGEDRVATVLFADIRGFTSMSENTRAAEVLQMLNEYFEAMVEIVFRYEGTVDKFIGDAIMVIWGAPVTHADDPYRAVRAATDMRATLTDFNKKRNAQGKQPLRIGIGINTGRLVAGYIGSNQTMSYSVIGDTVNTASRLCSAAQAGKIIISESTYRCVRDHFSVTKLNPIRVKGKLNPIQIFNINGTVSNG
- the pilO gene encoding type 4a pilus biogenesis protein PilO → MDRRPFLYISSKYYVYYALGVSGIIAFVAAFIVPDYRDLVKKNKQIEALNIKIKHQELLFPVYETHLKEINILKKIENQYLGGHGKMSPGQDDADKIPEDITRIALLNNFQIRSVQTDIRASDNSTPSLEINIAVVGVFPEFRNFFIQLNELPYIEFTQYIQIRSAEQAEEFHLKVWASRK
- the pilQ gene encoding type IV pilus secretin PilQ — encoded protein: MIRSPHPEKIRIGCFLGLLFIFLVNGCIPKPSPDAPRADDSAWNASVASPPAKETGPEPDGSVRDMISPDQPEIVLEQAAPTARSSGLPTQKIYMEMKEVDLAVLLRTLARIADQNIMISQHVRGKATINIRNEAWDKVFLNLLSTYGLTHFRDGRIIRVMTLEDMKKDFSILEMIQKKKAKREEIDSLLPRVTRVINVEFSEAENLKKIFDEILKNDQGEKRGVVMVDPYTNALVVQASQKDINQLTALARELDRPTYQVRIEARVVEANGDTARELGVEWGGLYKGQSRNYWITPGVNSSDTEDSGDLFSEDGELSPDPGFFQELPAVLTEVAKGNGLSIGFIAAKAGQHALSVQLSAYESQGKLKILSSPSISTLDNQKAVIESGREIPYQTVEDDDVSIEFKKAVLKLEVIPHVINGNVLKLKLSVFKDELDFNVSVANGNPAILTKNAETSVLLYDGQTTVIGGLRKESVSDTNIGVPLLKDIPLLGHLFRRDSKSSESEEVLIFITPHILRDGILQHP